GCGCGTGGGTGAAGTGACCGACTGGGCGTTTACCCCCGAGGAAGAAGGGCACTTGGTTATCCGGGTCGAAGACACGCTGGCGGGATATGTGCGCCGCATCCCGGTGGACATGGTGGTGCTGGCCACCGGCCTCGAACCCCAGGAGGACGCGCAGGAGGTCCGCCGCCTGTTCAACATGAGCTGTGGCGGCGAGGGATTCTTCCTCGAGCGTCATCCCAAGCTGGCGCCGGTCAACACCTTCACCGACGGCATTTTCCTGGCCGGTTGCTGCCAGGGGCCAAAAGACATCCCCGACTCGGTGGCCCAGGCGGGCGCCGCCGCCGCCGAAGCGCTGGTGTTGGTGGATAAAGGTTACGTGGAGCAGGAGCCGAATACCGCTTTTGTTATTGAGAACGAATGCAGCGGCTGCAAATCGTGCGTGCCGTTGTGTCCCTACACCGCCATTGCCTTTGATGGCTCCAAACAAAAAGCCTACATCAACGAGGCGTTGTGCAAGGGGTGTGGGACGTGTGTGGGGGCGTGTCCGTCGGGTTCGATAGTGCAGAATTTGTTTGAGGACGCGGAGGTGTTTAGCGAGATAGAGGGGGTGTTGGCGGAGTGAGGGAGGAGAACGAGCATATGAACGCGAGTGAGAACAAGGTGCCGGCGGGCTGGAGTCCGCGGATAGTGGCGTTTTTTTGCAACTGGTGCACGTACACGGCGGCGGATTTGGCGGGGGTGTCGCGGTTGAAGTATGCGCCGAACGTGCGGGTGATTCGGTTGATGTGCAGCGGGCGGGTGGATCCGCAGTTTATTTTGGAGGCGTTTGCGCGGGGGGCGGACGGGGTGTTGGTGGGGGGGTGTCATCCCAATGACTGTCATTATGTGGAGGGGAACTACAAGATGTTGCGGCGGGCGCGGTTGTTGCGGCGGATGTTGGCGGGGATGGGGATAGAGGAGGCGCGGTTTCGGCTGGAGTGGATTTCGGCGGCGGAGGGGGAGAAGGTGAAGGTGGTGGTGAACGAGATGGTGGAGCAGATTCGGGCGTTGGGGCCGTTGGGCTTGCCGGGGCGGTGGGCGGAGTGGGATCGGGAGGTGGCGGGGTTGGCGGAGCGGGTGGCGGCGGTGGAGGCGGCGGGGGTGGGAGAGAAAGAAAGCGAGGTGGCACATGGCTAAGCCGAAGGTAGCATTTTACTGGTGTGCGTCGTGCGGGGGATGTGAGGAGACGGTGGTGGACTTGGCGGAGGACATTTTGGGGTTGGTGGAGAAGGTGGAGATAGTGTTGTGGCCGGTGGCGATGGACTTCAAGTACCGGGACGTGGAGGCGCTGCCGGAGGGGGGGATTGTGGCCACCTTTCTCAATGGGGCGATTCGTTCGACGGAGCAGGCGGAGTTGGCGCGGTTGTTGCGGCGGAAGAGCCGGTATATGATTGCGTACGGGTCGTGTGCGCACATGGGGGGAGTGCCTGGGCTGGCCAATTTGTACGGGCGGGAGGAGCTATTGCGGTTCAACTATGAGGGGAGTCCGTCGGTGGTGAACGAGGGGAAGGTGCGGCCGCGGGTGGAGCATGAGGAGGGGGGGCACCGGTTGCATTTGCCGGAGCTGCATGCGGGGGTGCGGGCGTTGGATCAGGTGGTGGAGGTGGACTATTATGTGCCGGGGTGTCCGCCGACGCCGTTGGTGACGAAGGCGGCGGTGGGGGCGTTGTTGGAGGGGCGGTTGCCGGAGCGGGGGTCGGTGTTGGCGCCGGACGTGGCGTTGTGCAGCGAGTGTCCGCGGCGGGAGAGCAAGCCGGTGGACCTGGCGTTGGGAGAGCTGG
This is a stretch of genomic DNA from Fontisphaera persica. It encodes these proteins:
- a CDS encoding hydrogenase iron-sulfur subunit; its protein translation is MNASENKVPAGWSPRIVAFFCNWCTYTAADLAGVSRLKYAPNVRVIRLMCSGRVDPQFILEAFARGADGVLVGGCHPNDCHYVEGNYKMLRRARLLRRMLAGMGIEEARFRLEWISAAEGEKVKVVVNEMVEQIRALGPLGLPGRWAEWDREVAGLAERVAAVEAAGVGEKESEVAHG
- a CDS encoding oxidoreductase, translated to MAKPKVAFYWCASCGGCEETVVDLAEDILGLVEKVEIVLWPVAMDFKYRDVEALPEGGIVATFLNGAIRSTEQAELARLLRRKSRYMIAYGSCAHMGGVPGLANLYGREELLRFNYEGSPSVVNEGKVRPRVEHEEGGHRLHLPELHAGVRALDQVVEVDYYVPGCPPTPLVTKAAVGALLEGRLPERGSVLAPDVALCSECPRRESKPVDLALGELVRPHQRVLDGTKCFLAQGVVCMGPATRAGCGGQCMGGNMPCTGCFGPTSRVRDQGAKMLSSLCSNLGPKDEAGVDAVLGGMPDPVGTLYRYGLAKSLLRRKVGV